A portion of the Sphingobacterium spiritivorum genome contains these proteins:
- a CDS encoding RagB/SusD family nutrient uptake outer membrane protein: protein MKRIQLIIWTVLGFTLLSSCQKDLLDQTPETNISDADYWKTSNDLKLYANNFYNNMLPNYNGWGSMGIYSLDADGSDNMIAVSYNSALNGERVVPGSEGGYGAYSDWSQLRNVNYFLANYSRVQEPFDNMKTYVGEALFFRAYFYFSKLKTFGDLPWLNMPLTPSSPEVFNERLPRNVVVDSIMNDLDKAVSYLPSKGLAEASRITKETAMLFQARIALYEGTWERYQQGTPFAVQGSDGKKYLEKAAAVTTALLDNPGGYALTPFGTDPNAYWNLFNQVNYSANNEIMLWRAFSLALNLGHRWHRYSNSGAGRGLTKDLIDAYLCKDGKPIAVSALYKGDATLTDVVTDRDPRLAQTIYVNDGQHILTNNRPNGQAPVVFQYPSFEVANENKSITGYQLYKGHNPDYNQQQDLGTTGQIIFRFAEAYLIYAEAKAELGQLTQADLDRSINLLRRRVNMPDLNLGNITPDPNQEFQNISPLLNEIRRERRIELAAEGYRADDLFRWAAMETKLAGRKPKGAKRAQWEVAGIPEITSTAVKSLPVDAEGYIEYYQNIAGLKNGFQFKLDRDYLSPIPLDQITLNPKIKQNPGW from the coding sequence ATGAAACGTATTCAATTAATAATATGGACTGTTTTGGGATTTACTTTGTTAAGTAGCTGTCAGAAAGATCTTCTGGATCAAACTCCCGAAACCAATATCAGTGACGCTGATTATTGGAAAACTTCAAACGATTTGAAGTTATATGCCAATAACTTTTACAATAATATGCTGCCTAATTATAATGGCTGGGGTAGTATGGGGATCTATAGTCTGGATGCGGATGGCAGTGATAATATGATAGCCGTGAGTTATAATTCGGCATTGAACGGCGAGCGTGTGGTGCCTGGCAGTGAGGGTGGATATGGTGCATATTCGGACTGGAGTCAACTTCGTAATGTTAACTATTTCCTCGCTAATTACTCCCGTGTTCAGGAACCTTTTGACAATATGAAGACCTATGTTGGGGAAGCATTGTTTTTCAGAGCCTATTTTTATTTTTCCAAACTCAAGACCTTTGGTGATTTGCCCTGGCTGAATATGCCGTTAACACCTTCTTCTCCGGAAGTATTTAACGAACGCTTACCAAGGAATGTTGTGGTAGATTCTATTATGAATGATCTGGATAAGGCTGTGAGTTATCTTCCCAGCAAAGGACTTGCGGAGGCATCGCGAATTACCAAAGAAACAGCTATGTTGTTTCAGGCGCGGATAGCCCTTTATGAAGGAACATGGGAACGCTACCAACAAGGGACTCCTTTTGCTGTACAGGGATCTGATGGTAAGAAATATCTGGAAAAGGCAGCAGCTGTTACTACAGCATTACTGGACAATCCGGGAGGCTATGCTTTGACTCCATTCGGGACTGATCCAAATGCTTACTGGAATCTGTTTAATCAGGTAAACTATAGCGCTAACAATGAGATTATGCTTTGGCGTGCTTTTAGTCTTGCTCTTAATCTGGGACACAGGTGGCATCGGTATTCAAATTCAGGTGCCGGCAGAGGGTTGACAAAAGATCTGATAGATGCCTACCTCTGTAAGGACGGTAAACCGATAGCTGTAAGTGCGCTTTACAAAGGTGATGCAACGCTGACAGATGTGGTAACAGATCGGGATCCGCGTCTAGCTCAAACCATCTATGTCAATGACGGCCAGCATATACTGACGAATAACAGACCAAACGGACAGGCTCCCGTAGTATTTCAATATCCGTCCTTTGAGGTTGCAAATGAAAATAAATCAATTACGGGATATCAGCTATATAAAGGACATAATCCGGACTACAATCAACAACAGGATCTAGGTACCACGGGACAGATTATTTTCCGCTTTGCGGAAGCTTATCTCATATATGCAGAGGCAAAAGCGGAATTGGGGCAGCTTACACAGGCTGATCTGGATCGAAGTATTAATTTGCTGAGAAGACGGGTCAATATGCCTGATCTCAATCTTGGAAATATTACTCCAGATCCCAATCAAGAATTTCAAAATATAAGTCCGTTGCTCAATGAGATACGTCGTGAGCGCCGTATTGAGCTTGCTGCAGAGGGATACCGAGCTGATGATTTGTTCAGATGGGCAGCAATGGAAACGAAGCTCGCCGGACGGAAACCCAAAGGTGCAAAACGTGCGCAATGGGAAGTTGCCGGAATTCCGGAAATCACCTCTACCGCAGTCAAAAGTTTACCTGTAGATGCAGAGGGCTATATAGAATATTACCAGAACATAGCCGGATTAAAGAATGGATTCCAATTTAAACTGGATCGTGATTATTTATCTCCGATTCCATTGGATCAGATTACCCTTAATCCTAAAATTAAACAAAATCCAGGTTGGTAG
- a CDS encoding SusC/RagA family TonB-linked outer membrane protein encodes MKAPNYSSGYGYKVSIRKKKVFSWGFSLLLLANTSYASDRNLSLMESSTTSSLFDKNNPLRITNSLIGQQELSGRIVNEQGEAVAGVTIKVKGTSIAASTDKSGEFRINAPANATLLITAVGYAPQEKIISGTGTIQIVLKSSVSDLEEVVVVGYGKQSKALVTGAVSQIGGEVLQNRSISRVSQALQGQLPGLNVFTGNSGGAPNATQSINVRGFTGLGTSGSPLIVIDGVQGGDINTLNPDDIENISVLKDAASAAIYGSSAPYGVILITTKQGKKGSKPAISYNNNLSWAQPINLPKMLNSLDFANLYNEAALNGGRSAIFNQETIDRIIAYQNGSLTTETIASTAPGANEYYTWNAGNANNDWFKIYFKDLAFSQQHNVGVSGGSENTTYYVGLGYNDRAGMYNYGVDNYKRFNVRTNITTSVAKWLDFSWRGSFSKELTNTPNTYSGKTGGNYMHQIARKWPTVPLYNPDGNFSESSDVLLHLDGGRTKSTLDKALLTGEFVFKLAPGWTATTNYTFDASFQDENSHTKTLYSLRPDGSQFQIGGTYPNGLSRSNYRIQHHIINAFTKYEKQLDDHFFSVMGGFVRDYTEFQRYGASNSQLYSDNIPSLSGTYGPAPSISDFIRKIASDGFFGRVNYNYKQKYLFEFNGRYDGTSRFLGDVRWKFYPGVSLGWNLDKEAFFEPLLPAVSAFKLRGSYGALGDQAFLDTDPNNPVWYPFYPNMGTSSPPNTNWLFGGNQQASVTPPQLVNPDLTWVTTTTLNIGADMSFLQNKLNASFDWYIRKADDFAGPAQALPGTLGATPPTVNNAAMETRGMELSLSWRDKIGEVGYGARLSLSDYKGKVTRYPNPTGLLNTWYAGQTMGEIWGYTTYGLFQNQAEIDAAVPQTKISARTWKPGDVRYVDLNGNGEIDFGSNTVSNPGDRSVIGNNTPRYAFGFTGDLNYKSFDLSFFIQGIGKRDAWIGSNYFWGITGDEWQSSPFDVHMDRWSEQNPNGYFPKFYLTDENGKNTQTQTRYLQNAAYLRLKNLQVGYALPKEWLDKIGFGKARLYFGVENLFTVTSLIKTMDPELSISDSKIYPLQRTYSAGINFSF; translated from the coding sequence ATGAAAGCACCTAACTATTCCTCCGGATATGGCTATAAGGTCAGTATTCGGAAAAAAAAAGTTTTTTCATGGGGATTTTCCTTATTGTTACTTGCAAATACTTCTTATGCAAGTGATAGGAATCTATCCCTGATGGAATCGTCAACTACATCAAGCCTTTTTGATAAAAATAATCCGCTAAGAATAACTAATTCTTTAATAGGCCAGCAAGAACTCTCCGGACGTATTGTCAATGAACAGGGAGAAGCTGTTGCGGGTGTCACTATTAAAGTCAAAGGGACATCTATAGCCGCATCTACAGATAAAAGCGGTGAATTTCGAATCAATGCGCCTGCAAATGCAACGCTTCTGATTACCGCTGTAGGATATGCGCCTCAGGAAAAGATCATTTCCGGTACCGGAACAATACAGATTGTATTGAAATCGTCTGTCAGTGATCTGGAGGAAGTCGTTGTGGTCGGCTACGGCAAGCAAAGTAAAGCCTTAGTAACAGGAGCTGTATCTCAGATCGGAGGGGAAGTCCTTCAAAACAGATCTATATCGCGTGTCAGTCAGGCATTGCAGGGACAGCTCCCTGGATTGAATGTATTCACCGGAAACAGTGGAGGAGCACCTAATGCTACACAAAGCATTAACGTAAGAGGATTTACCGGATTAGGTACTTCCGGATCTCCGTTGATCGTTATTGACGGTGTACAGGGAGGCGATATCAACACGCTAAATCCCGATGATATAGAGAATATTTCCGTATTAAAGGATGCAGCATCTGCAGCTATCTACGGTTCAAGTGCTCCTTATGGGGTGATTCTTATTACTACAAAACAGGGTAAAAAAGGCAGTAAGCCTGCAATTTCCTATAATAATAATCTGAGCTGGGCGCAACCGATTAATCTTCCTAAGATGTTGAATTCCCTGGACTTTGCCAATTTATATAATGAAGCAGCTTTAAATGGAGGCAGAAGTGCGATTTTCAATCAGGAAACCATAGATCGTATTATCGCTTATCAAAATGGATCTCTGACAACGGAAACTATTGCAAGTACTGCGCCTGGAGCTAATGAATATTACACCTGGAATGCCGGTAATGCCAATAACGATTGGTTTAAAATCTATTTCAAAGATTTAGCTTTTAGTCAACAGCATAATGTCGGTGTCTCCGGTGGCTCCGAAAATACCACATACTATGTAGGATTGGGTTACAATGACCGGGCAGGGATGTATAATTATGGTGTGGACAACTATAAAAGATTCAATGTCCGCACGAATATAACAACCTCGGTTGCCAAGTGGCTGGATTTTAGCTGGAGAGGTAGTTTCTCCAAGGAACTCACGAATACACCTAATACTTACAGTGGGAAGACCGGAGGTAACTATATGCATCAGATTGCCAGAAAATGGCCAACAGTACCGCTATATAATCCTGATGGCAATTTTTCAGAATCCAGTGATGTGCTATTACATCTAGATGGCGGAAGGACAAAATCCACACTGGACAAGGCATTATTAACAGGTGAATTTGTTTTCAAACTGGCACCCGGATGGACTGCCACAACAAACTATACTTTTGATGCGTCTTTTCAGGATGAGAATTCCCATACCAAAACTTTGTATTCTCTCCGTCCTGATGGGTCACAGTTCCAGATCGGAGGAACTTATCCGAATGGTTTGAGCCGGTCTAATTACCGGATACAACATCATATTATTAATGCATTTACCAAATATGAAAAACAACTCGACGATCATTTTTTTAGTGTAATGGGTGGTTTTGTACGTGATTATACAGAGTTTCAAAGATATGGAGCAAGTAACAGCCAGTTGTATTCAGATAATATTCCGTCCTTATCAGGTACTTACGGACCAGCACCCTCTATAAGTGATTTTATCCGAAAAATAGCTTCTGACGGATTTTTCGGACGTGTCAACTACAACTACAAGCAAAAATATCTGTTTGAATTTAACGGGCGCTATGACGGTACTTCCCGTTTCCTTGGAGATGTAAGATGGAAATTCTATCCGGGTGTATCGTTGGGATGGAACCTGGATAAGGAAGCATTTTTTGAACCGCTGCTGCCAGCCGTTTCTGCATTTAAACTTCGGGGTTCGTACGGAGCACTTGGTGATCAGGCATTTTTGGACACAGATCCGAATAATCCTGTCTGGTATCCCTTTTATCCAAATATGGGGACATCCAGTCCTCCAAATACCAACTGGCTTTTCGGAGGTAACCAGCAAGCTTCAGTCACACCTCCTCAGCTTGTTAATCCGGATCTGACCTGGGTCACGACTACTACACTCAACATCGGGGCGGATATGAGCTTTTTACAGAATAAACTGAATGCTTCATTTGACTGGTATATTCGTAAAGCAGATGATTTTGCCGGACCGGCGCAAGCATTACCAGGTACTCTGGGAGCTACTCCGCCGACAGTCAATAATGCCGCTATGGAAACAAGAGGTATGGAACTGAGCCTGAGCTGGAGAGATAAAATTGGAGAAGTAGGTTACGGAGCTCGTCTTTCTCTGAGCGATTATAAAGGTAAGGTGACCAGATATCCGAATCCGACAGGACTTCTCAATACCTGGTATGCAGGGCAGACTATGGGCGAAATATGGGGATATACCACATATGGATTATTCCAGAATCAGGCTGAAATAGATGCTGCTGTTCCGCAGACAAAAATATCTGCCCGGACGTGGAAACCGGGAGATGTACGTTATGTGGATCTGAATGGGAATGGAGAGATAGATTTCGGAAGCAATACGGTTTCTAACCCGGGTGATCGTAGTGTTATCGGAAACAATACGCCACGTTATGCTTTCGGATTTACAGGTGATTTGAACTATAAAAGTTTTGACCTGTCCTTTTTTATTCAGGGTATAGGCAAACGGGATGCATGGATAGGTTCTAACTATTTCTGGGGGATTACAGGTGATGAGTGGCAAAGTTCACCTTTTGATGTGCACATGGACAGATGGAGTGAGCAGAATCCGAATGGTTATTTTCCTAAATTTTACCTGACGGATGAAAATGGAAAAAATACACAGACACAGACAAGATATCTGCAAAATGCAGCTTATCTGCGATTAAAAAATCTGCAGGTAGGATATGCTTTACCAAAAGAGTGGCTTGATAAAATCGGTTTCGGTAAAGCAAGGTTATATTTTGGGGTAGAGAACCTGTTTACAGTGACTAGTCTGATCAAAACAATGGATCCTGAACTCTCTATAAGTGATTCCAAGATTTATCCTTTGCAGCGGACCTATTCGGCGGGTATCAATTTCTCCTTTTAA
- a CDS encoding XAC2610-related protein — protein sequence MRKFPVLLSVLFLFICASASTVNNYTRFTSKGTSVNNHLINVSADTVLDYYPFEDSSYVLSVRVALDPDAEDTVLYIQKQSDNKTTVLWKELLSLPEWIEFWSEDFNGDGLEDVLIYGGTGARGANELYYLYIKDPQKHTLVKVPGFEVIPNAQYLPEYNVILSYAYAGKNYFILYRIDKDNVIHQLGDAFEDDPESDSDEFEKQIKTILHVTKEK from the coding sequence ATGCGAAAGTTCCCGGTTCTCTTAAGTGTTTTATTTTTATTTATATGTGCTTCTGCAAGTACTGTAAACAACTATACACGTTTCACCAGTAAGGGCACATCTGTTAACAATCATTTGATAAATGTCAGTGCGGATACCGTATTGGATTATTATCCTTTTGAGGATAGTTCTTATGTTCTTTCTGTCAGGGTTGCACTTGATCCGGATGCTGAGGATACAGTATTATACATACAAAAACAATCAGATAATAAAACTACCGTATTATGGAAAGAACTTCTTTCTCTGCCTGAATGGATTGAGTTTTGGTCTGAAGATTTCAATGGCGACGGTTTGGAAGACGTGCTTATCTACGGTGGTACCGGAGCACGGGGAGCAAATGAATTATACTATTTGTATATAAAAGATCCGCAGAAACATACTCTGGTGAAAGTCCCCGGATTTGAAGTGATACCAAATGCCCAATATCTCCCTGAATATAATGTTATTCTGAGTTATGCTTATGCCGGGAAAAACTATTTTATCCTTTATAGAATTGACAAAGACAATGTTATTCATCAGTTGGGAGATGCATTTGAGGATGATCCGGAGAGTGATTCGGATGAATTTGAAAAACAAATTAAAACCATTCTGCATGTCACAAAAGAAAAATAA
- a CDS encoding DUF4091 domain-containing protein, which produces MKLKSLLAVVSLLMFCSFQSFAQQFSAMLLDPLEKVLPETVYPFDTFKEVHVAKGEWASAQVLLRSTQDIKNVNITVVADGLSTKRIKSGPVGYVHADRQYTNAGIDRLISSSGYYPDPIMEGQALDLKAGIAQPYYISIPIDEATKTGTYKVKLSMTAEGKSVEKDFDIHVHNVTLGPQKLWVTNWYSLSADRLKLMNNGNKVEPYSETYWKIINVFANKMSEYSQNVVLISPLDLASYKLEKGNWKIDFRHFDQTVEIFKKAGVLGRIEGGHIGQRSGDWASSFVVRVPVPESDSVKFENVAIQDPKAKEFYKAFFLALQEHLQKRGLSAIYFQHIADEPTGDNKQSYIDIATYVKSIVPDFRIMEACHSKDLAETIDLWVPQLDFLSKDFSFYKERLKKDDEVWFYTCLSPRDNYANRFLDQPLIKTRLLHWINYKYGIDGYLHWGLNYWNDDPYRETTGINSEGGNILPAGDSWIVYPGYHKLYGSIRLEAMRDGVNDYTLLQMLEKKNPVLAKEIIDNMVFRFDWYDTSISHLRKMKMKILKGLEE; this is translated from the coding sequence ATGAAACTTAAATCGTTACTGGCAGTTGTTTCGCTGCTCATGTTTTGCTCTTTTCAATCCTTCGCTCAGCAGTTTTCTGCAATGCTGCTCGATCCGCTTGAAAAGGTATTGCCGGAGACTGTATATCCCTTTGATACCTTTAAAGAGGTTCATGTAGCTAAAGGAGAATGGGCCAGTGCTCAGGTATTGTTGAGAAGTACTCAAGATATCAAAAATGTTAATATTACTGTTGTTGCAGACGGTCTTTCAACAAAAAGAATCAAGTCCGGACCGGTAGGCTATGTGCATGCTGACAGGCAGTATACGAATGCAGGAATAGATCGCTTGATTTCTTCCTCCGGATATTATCCTGATCCGATTATGGAAGGACAGGCTCTGGATCTGAAAGCGGGAATTGCACAGCCATATTACATTAGCATTCCAATAGATGAGGCTACAAAAACCGGTACATACAAGGTTAAGCTCAGCATGACTGCAGAGGGTAAAAGTGTGGAGAAAGATTTTGATATTCATGTGCATAATGTCACCCTTGGACCGCAGAAATTATGGGTCACCAATTGGTACAGTTTGAGTGCTGACAGGTTAAAGTTGATGAATAACGGGAATAAAGTGGAGCCATATAGCGAAACGTATTGGAAAATAATAAATGTCTTTGCGAATAAGATGTCCGAATATAGTCAGAATGTAGTTTTGATCTCGCCATTAGACCTTGCAAGTTATAAATTGGAAAAAGGAAATTGGAAAATTGACTTCAGACATTTTGATCAGACAGTAGAGATTTTTAAAAAGGCAGGTGTATTGGGACGTATAGAAGGGGGACACATTGGCCAGCGGTCCGGAGATTGGGCAAGCTCCTTTGTCGTCCGTGTACCTGTCCCGGAATCCGATAGTGTAAAATTTGAAAATGTCGCTATTCAGGATCCAAAAGCAAAAGAGTTTTACAAGGCATTCTTTCTCGCATTACAAGAACATTTGCAGAAAAGGGGACTTTCTGCTATTTACTTTCAGCATATTGCGGATGAACCAACAGGAGATAATAAGCAATCATACATTGATATTGCTACTTATGTCAAATCTATCGTTCCTGATTTCAGAATAATGGAGGCCTGTCATAGTAAAGATCTTGCAGAAACAATCGATTTATGGGTGCCGCAGTTGGATTTCCTAAGTAAAGATTTTAGTTTTTATAAAGAACGTCTTAAGAAAGATGATGAAGTATGGTTCTACACTTGTCTGTCACCCCGGGATAATTACGCAAACCGCTTTTTGGATCAGCCTTTGATTAAAACTCGGTTACTGCATTGGATCAATTATAAATATGGGATAGATGGCTATTTGCACTGGGGACTTAACTATTGGAATGATGATCCGTACAGGGAAACAACAGGTATCAATAGTGAAGGTGGCAATATTCTTCCTGCAGGAGACTCCTGGATTGTATATCCTGGATATCACAAGCTATACGGATCAATCCGGCTGGAAGCTATGCGTGACGGCGTTAATGACTATACGTTGCTACAGATGTTGGAGAAAAAGAATCCAGTACTTGCTAAAGAAATCATTGATAATATGGTTTTCAGATTTGATTGGTATGACACCAGCATCAGTCATCTTCGGAAAATGAAAATGAAAATTCTGAAAGGACTGGAAGAGTAA